Proteins from a genomic interval of Youhaiella tibetensis:
- a CDS encoding ABC transporter ATP-binding protein, with amino-acid sequence MASVAIQTIRKAYGNLEVIHGVSTDIDDGEFVVLVGPSGCGKSTLLRMIAGLEEISGGTISIGDRVVNDVPPKQRNIAMVFQNYALYPHMTVAQNMGFSLKLGGVEKTEIKRKVEEAAAILTLENLLDRYPAQLSGGQRQRVAMGRAIVRNPEVFLFDEPLSNLDAKLRVHMRAEIKELHQRLKTTTVYVTHDQVEAMTMADRIVVMRDGVIEQVGTPLELYDRPRNSFVAGFIGSPAMNFLPGTVASGRFTGPGGIAADAAGIRDGEVLCGVRPTRLLVAEGGTTAEVKVIEPTGEETQVIARLGTDDLTLLSNQRLALRPGDRIGVAIAQDSAHYFDPASGLRL; translated from the coding sequence ATGGCATCGGTCGCTATCCAAACAATCCGCAAGGCCTATGGGAACCTGGAGGTCATCCATGGCGTCTCCACCGACATTGACGATGGCGAGTTCGTCGTCCTCGTCGGACCGTCCGGTTGCGGCAAGTCCACGCTCCTGCGGATGATCGCCGGGCTGGAGGAAATCAGCGGCGGCACGATCTCGATCGGCGACCGGGTCGTCAACGACGTGCCGCCCAAGCAGCGCAACATCGCCATGGTGTTCCAGAACTACGCGCTCTATCCGCATATGACCGTCGCGCAGAACATGGGCTTTTCGCTCAAGTTGGGCGGGGTGGAGAAGACCGAGATCAAGCGCAAGGTCGAGGAGGCGGCCGCTATCCTGACGCTCGAAAATCTCCTCGATCGCTATCCAGCCCAGCTGTCCGGCGGGCAGAGGCAGCGCGTCGCCATGGGTCGGGCCATCGTGCGCAATCCGGAGGTGTTTCTGTTCGACGAACCGCTATCGAACCTGGACGCGAAGCTGCGCGTCCACATGCGGGCCGAAATCAAGGAACTGCACCAGCGCCTCAAAACCACGACCGTCTATGTGACCCATGACCAGGTCGAGGCCATGACCATGGCCGACCGGATCGTGGTCATGCGCGATGGCGTCATCGAGCAGGTCGGCACGCCGCTCGAACTCTATGACCGCCCCCGCAACAGTTTCGTCGCCGGTTTCATCGGCAGCCCCGCCATGAACTTCCTGCCGGGAACGGTCGCCAGCGGGCGTTTCACCGGACCGGGCGGCATAGCGGCAGATGCGGCCGGGATCAGGGATGGGGAGGTCCTCTGCGGCGTGCGCCCGACCCGCCTGCTTGTAGCGGAAGGCGGAACGACGGCCGAGGTCAAGGTGATCGAACCGACCGGCGAGGAAACCCAGGTCATCGCCCGGCTCGGGACAGACGACCTGACGCTTCTGAGCAATCAGCGGCTTGCCCTGCGTCCCGGCGACCGGATCGGGGTGGCGATTGCTCAGGACAGCGCCCATTATTTCGATCCGGCAAGCGGCCTTAGGCTTTAG
- a CDS encoding glycoside hydrolase family 172 protein has product MTSSFNGLGVNLSNLYRLSNAQTRSISPENFTGEKGKGGMATEGTGAIHARGLGQGWKISPSIRIEPGETRVLGEIHGQGAIQQIWLTTANLRWRDLILRIYWDDNEHPSVECPVGDFFCSGWNQFAQVSSLAVCVNPGRAFNCYWEMPFRKSARITIENRDPDDFGIIYYQINYALTDVPEDAAYFHAQFRRTNPLPFKEDYTIVDGIKGRGHYVGTYMAWGVNNAGWWGEGEIKFFMDGDREYPTICGTGTEDYFCGAYNFDGGVVDDTMESRYREFTSPYSGLPQVLRPDGTYRSQQRFGMYRWHLNDPIRFESDLRVTIQALGWRTEKKDRRYLPLQDDIASVAFWYQAEPAAPFPQLPDRDYLEII; this is encoded by the coding sequence ATGACAAGCAGTTTCAACGGCCTGGGCGTCAACCTCTCCAATCTCTACCGTCTCTCGAACGCTCAGACGCGTTCGATTTCGCCCGAGAACTTCACCGGGGAGAAGGGGAAAGGCGGCATGGCAACCGAGGGCACCGGCGCCATTCATGCGCGCGGCCTCGGACAGGGCTGGAAGATTTCGCCCTCCATCCGCATCGAGCCTGGTGAGACCCGCGTCCTCGGCGAGATCCATGGCCAGGGCGCCATCCAGCAGATCTGGCTCACGACGGCGAACCTGCGCTGGCGCGACCTGATCCTGCGCATCTACTGGGACGACAACGAGCATCCCTCGGTGGAGTGCCCGGTCGGAGACTTCTTCTGTTCCGGCTGGAACCAGTTCGCCCAGGTGTCCTCGCTGGCGGTCTGCGTCAATCCCGGCCGCGCCTTCAACTGCTACTGGGAGATGCCGTTCCGCAAGTCGGCCCGGATCACCATCGAGAACCGCGATCCGGACGATTTCGGCATCATCTACTACCAGATCAACTATGCCCTTACCGACGTTCCCGAAGACGCGGCCTATTTCCATGCCCAGTTCCGCCGCACCAATCCCCTGCCCTTCAAGGAGGATTACACCATCGTGGACGGCATCAAGGGGCGCGGCCACTACGTTGGGACCTACATGGCCTGGGGCGTCAACAATGCGGGCTGGTGGGGTGAAGGCGAGATCAAGTTCTTCATGGACGGGGACCGCGAATATCCCACCATCTGCGGCACCGGCACGGAGGACTATTTCTGCGGCGCCTACAATTTCGATGGCGGCGTGGTCGATGACACCATGGAGAGCCGGTATCGCGAATTCACCTCGCCCTATTCGGGCTTGCCGCAGGTGCTGCGCCCCGACGGAACCTACCGCAGCCAGCAGCGCTTCGGGATGTATCGCTGGCACCTCAATGACCCGATCCGCTTCGAGAGCGACCTGCGCGTGACCATTCAGGCGCTCGGCTGGCGCACCGAAAAGAAGGACCGGCGCTACCTGCCGCTCCAGGACGATATCGCCTCGGTGGCCTTCTGGTACCAGGCCGAACCGGCGGCGCCGTTCCCGCAATTGCCCGATCGCGACTATCTGGAAATCATCTGA
- a CDS encoding carbohydrate ABC transporter permease encodes MSKRPPILYTARQVSTVRIVWMLVTLVLAVMTIFPLLYMLAIAFKGPTEVFKSNLIPDRPTLDNFIYVLTEVPFWRYLLNTFFVSVVVTVIALFFHTMAGYALARLRFPGRETIFLAMFSTFLVSLPVIIVPLFILVRSMGLLNTYAGLIIPSIFNAFGIFLLRQYYLSLPRELEEAAVIDGAGYWRIYLSVILPLSRPIIAALAILFFLANWNAFLWPLTVAADPNLWVVQVAISNFKSQYAASWNYTMAASTIVALPMLTLFLIFQRQIMESIKTSGLK; translated from the coding sequence ATGAGTAAGCGCCCGCCGATCCTCTACACGGCCCGCCAGGTCAGCACCGTCCGCATCGTCTGGATGCTGGTGACGCTGGTGCTCGCGGTGATGACCATCTTCCCGCTGCTCTACATGCTGGCCATTGCCTTCAAGGGACCGACCGAAGTCTTCAAGTCCAACCTCATCCCGGACAGGCCGACGCTCGACAACTTCATCTACGTGCTCACCGAAGTGCCGTTCTGGCGATACCTGCTCAACACGTTCTTCGTGTCGGTCGTCGTCACCGTCATCGCGCTCTTCTTCCACACGATGGCTGGCTATGCTCTCGCGCGGCTGCGCTTTCCGGGGCGCGAAACGATCTTCCTGGCCATGTTCTCGACCTTCCTCGTATCCCTGCCTGTGATCATCGTGCCGCTGTTCATCCTGGTGCGCTCGATGGGGCTCCTCAATACCTATGCGGGGCTCATAATTCCTTCGATTTTCAATGCTTTCGGCATCTTCCTGCTGCGCCAGTACTACCTCTCGCTGCCGCGCGAACTCGAGGAAGCGGCGGTCATCGATGGGGCCGGCTATTGGCGGATCTACCTCAGTGTCATCCTGCCCTTGAGCCGGCCGATCATCGCGGCCCTGGCCATCCTCTTCTTCCTGGCCAATTGGAACGCTTTTCTCTGGCCGCTCACGGTCGCCGCCGACCCTAATCTCTGGGTCGTGCAGGTCGCCATCTCCAACTTCAAGAGCCAGTACGCGGCCTCGTGGAACTACACCATGGCGGCCTCCACCATCGTGGCGCTCCCCATGCTCACCCTCTTCCTGATCTTCCAGCGGCAGATCATGGAATCCATCAAGACCAGCGGCCTCAAATAG